A region of Lycium barbarum isolate Lr01 chromosome 3, ASM1917538v2, whole genome shotgun sequence DNA encodes the following proteins:
- the LOC132633106 gene encoding uncharacterized protein LOC132633106 isoform X1, translating to MMDKKKYPIGPEHYTLFEEVGQGVSASVHRALCIPINEVVAIKILDFERDNSDLNNISREAQTMVLVDHPNVLKSHCSFVSDHNLWVIMPYMAGGSCLHILKAAHPDGFEETVIATVLREVLKGLEYLHHHGFIHRDVKAGNILIDARGGIKLGDFGVSAYLFDSGDRQRMRNTFVGTPCWMAPEVMEQLHGYDFKADIWSFGITALELAHGHAPFSKYPPMKVLLMTLQNAPPGLDYERDKKFSKSFKQMIASCLVKDPSKRPSAKKLLKHPFFKQARSNDYIARTLLEGLPALGDRMKALKRKEEDMLAQKKIPDGQKEEISQNEYKRGISSWNFNLEDLKAQATLIPDEEIIGDKDQGGSSNALSALDIPGKQLHKFQHQFSFSSQYSDATEFDSNNPSAPHSPANQNMAYSISKCEKSDDDISIASSFHEPQISQNSSPCYDNRMEMNLVGKGEQVADVKLLEGMPINSRQSDKSQVQNVSSCNGASVLQTGDDVPAEVVSKHCRTSAASSEDFDEKTKGHVVQQRGRFKVTSENVDLEKVGASPMLQKSQSMLVIPQSLAATLPLPTDATAPNLLTPSHFPALQSILEANILQRESILRLMRQVALGDTAVDAGCMLSNSSGAEKSLLEVAHDKEKELISEIAELQWRLIRTQEELQKYKAENTQNNS from the exons ATGATGGACAAGAAGAAGTATCCGATTGGACCGGAGCATTACACGCTTTTCGAGGAAGTAGGGCAAGGAGTTAGTGCTTCGGTTCATCGTGCTTTATGTATTCCTATCAACGAGGTTGTTGCCATCAAAATCCTCGACTTCGAACGCGATAATTCCGATTTG AATAACATCTCGCGTGAAGCCCAAACAATGGTCCTAGTTGATCATCCCAATGTTCTTAAATCACACTGCTCCTTTGTTAGTGATCACAATCTATGGGTTATCATGCCTTATATGGCTGGAGGTTCCTGTCTCCACATTCTGAAGGCTGCTCATCCAGATGGCTTTGAAGAGACTGTTATTGCAACAGTATTACGGGAAGTTTTAAAGGGTTTGGAATATCTTCATCATCATGGATTCATCCATCGTGATGTTAAA GCTGGGAATATTCTCATTGATGCACGAGGTGGAATAAAGTTGGGAGATTTTGGTGTGTCTGCTTATTTATTTGATTCAGGTGATAGACAACGCATGCGGAACACATTTGTCGGAACTCCTTGTTG GATGGCGCCGGAGGTCATGGAGCAATTGCATGGTTATGATTTTAA AGCTGATATTTGGTCCTTTGGCATAACTGCTTTGGAACTTGCTCACGGCCATGCTCCTTTCTCAAAATATCCTCCAATGAAG GTCTTGCTAATGACATTACAAAATGCACCCCCTGGCCTTGATTACGAGagggataagaagttttcgaag TCTTTTAAGCAAATGATTGCTAGTTGCTTGGTGAAAGATCCTTCAAAACGACCTTCAGCCAAAAAATTGCTGAAGCATCCTTTCTTTAAGCAAGCAAGGTCCAACGATTATATAGCTAGAACATTGTTGGAGGGTTTGCCAGCACTTGGAGATCGCATGAAGGCCTTGAAG AGGAAAGAAGAAGACATGCTAGCACAGAAGAAGATACCAGATGGGCAGAAAGAAGAAATATCACAG AATGAATATAAACGGGGGATTAGCAGCTGGAATTTTAACCTTGAAGATTTGAAGGCACAGGCTACCTTG ATTCCAGATGAAGAGATTATTGGTGACAAGGACCAAGGTGGGAGTTCGAATGCGCTGTCTGCGCTTGATATTCCAGGGAAACAGCTACACAAGTTTCAGCATCAGTTCTCCTTCTCAAGTCAATATTCAGATGCTACCGAATTT GACAGTAACAATCCATCTGCCCCTCATTCACCTGCCAACCAGAATATGGCTTATAGCAT AAGTAAATGTGAGAAATCTGATGATGATATAAGCATTGCCAGTTCATTTCATGAACCTCAAATTTCACAAAATTCTTCGCCATGCTATGACAATCGCATGGAAATGAATTTGGTGGGAAAAGGTGAACAAGTGGCTGATGTGAAGTTACTCGAGGGAATGCCTATAAATTCTCGCCAGAG TGATAAAAGTCAGGTCCAAAATGTATCCAGTTGCAACGGGGCTTCTGTTCTTCAAACAGGAGATGATGTGCCAGCTGAAGTAGTCAGTAAACATTGTAGAACCTCAG CAGCTAGTAGTGAAGATTTTGATGAGAAGACTAAGGGTCATGTTGTTCAGCAAAGAGGACGTTTCAAAGTCACATCAGAGAATGTTGACTTGGAAAAG GTAGGTGCATCTCCAATGCTACAAAAGAGTCAGAGCATGCTG GTGATTCCACAAAGTCTTGCTGCTACTCTACCATTACCTACTGATGCTACTGCACCAAATCTTCTTACACCATCCCATTTCCCAGCATTGCAGAGTATTTTagaggcaaatattcttcaaagG GAGAGTATTCTTAGACTAATGAGGCAAGTGGCCCTTGGAGACACTGCGG TGGATGCTGGATGCATGCTATCAAATTCGTCTGGTGCGGAGAAATCACTG TTGGAGGTTGCTCATGACAAAGAGAAGGAATTAATTAGCGAAATTGCTGAATTGCAGTGGAG GCTGATACGTACTCAAGAAGAACTTCAAAAATACAAAGCAGAAAACACTCAAAATAACTCCTGA
- the LOC132633106 gene encoding uncharacterized protein LOC132633106 isoform X2, with translation MMDKKKYPIGPEHYTLFEEVGQGVSASVHRALCIPINEVVAIKILDFERDNSDLNNISREAQTMVLVDHPNVLKSHCSFVSDHNLWVIMPYMAGGSCLHILKAAHPDGFEETVIATVLREVLKGLEYLHHHGFIHRDVKAGNILIDARGGIKLGDFGVSAYLFDSGDRQRMRNTFVGTPCWMAPEVMEQLHGYDFKADIWSFGITALELAHGHAPFSKYPPMKVLLMTLQNAPPGLDYERDKKFSKSFKQMIASCLVKDPSKRPSAKKLLKHPFFKQARSNDYIARTLLEGLPALGDRMKALKRKEEDMLAQKKIPDGQKEEISQNEYKRGISSWNFNLEDLKAQATLIPDEEIIGDKDQGGSSNALSALDIPGKQLHKFQHQFSFSSQYSDATEFDSNNPSAPHSPANQNMAYSISKCEKSDDDISIASSFHEPQISQNSSPCYDNRMEMNLVGKGEQVADVKLLEGMPINSRQSDKSQVQNVSSCNGASVLQTGDDVPAEVVSKHCRTSAASSEDFDEKTKGHVVQQRGRFKVTSENVDLEKVIPQSLAATLPLPTDATAPNLLTPSHFPALQSILEANILQRESILRLMRQVALGDTAVDAGCMLSNSSGAEKSLLEVAHDKEKELISEIAELQWRLIRTQEELQKYKAENTQNNS, from the exons ATGATGGACAAGAAGAAGTATCCGATTGGACCGGAGCATTACACGCTTTTCGAGGAAGTAGGGCAAGGAGTTAGTGCTTCGGTTCATCGTGCTTTATGTATTCCTATCAACGAGGTTGTTGCCATCAAAATCCTCGACTTCGAACGCGATAATTCCGATTTG AATAACATCTCGCGTGAAGCCCAAACAATGGTCCTAGTTGATCATCCCAATGTTCTTAAATCACACTGCTCCTTTGTTAGTGATCACAATCTATGGGTTATCATGCCTTATATGGCTGGAGGTTCCTGTCTCCACATTCTGAAGGCTGCTCATCCAGATGGCTTTGAAGAGACTGTTATTGCAACAGTATTACGGGAAGTTTTAAAGGGTTTGGAATATCTTCATCATCATGGATTCATCCATCGTGATGTTAAA GCTGGGAATATTCTCATTGATGCACGAGGTGGAATAAAGTTGGGAGATTTTGGTGTGTCTGCTTATTTATTTGATTCAGGTGATAGACAACGCATGCGGAACACATTTGTCGGAACTCCTTGTTG GATGGCGCCGGAGGTCATGGAGCAATTGCATGGTTATGATTTTAA AGCTGATATTTGGTCCTTTGGCATAACTGCTTTGGAACTTGCTCACGGCCATGCTCCTTTCTCAAAATATCCTCCAATGAAG GTCTTGCTAATGACATTACAAAATGCACCCCCTGGCCTTGATTACGAGagggataagaagttttcgaag TCTTTTAAGCAAATGATTGCTAGTTGCTTGGTGAAAGATCCTTCAAAACGACCTTCAGCCAAAAAATTGCTGAAGCATCCTTTCTTTAAGCAAGCAAGGTCCAACGATTATATAGCTAGAACATTGTTGGAGGGTTTGCCAGCACTTGGAGATCGCATGAAGGCCTTGAAG AGGAAAGAAGAAGACATGCTAGCACAGAAGAAGATACCAGATGGGCAGAAAGAAGAAATATCACAG AATGAATATAAACGGGGGATTAGCAGCTGGAATTTTAACCTTGAAGATTTGAAGGCACAGGCTACCTTG ATTCCAGATGAAGAGATTATTGGTGACAAGGACCAAGGTGGGAGTTCGAATGCGCTGTCTGCGCTTGATATTCCAGGGAAACAGCTACACAAGTTTCAGCATCAGTTCTCCTTCTCAAGTCAATATTCAGATGCTACCGAATTT GACAGTAACAATCCATCTGCCCCTCATTCACCTGCCAACCAGAATATGGCTTATAGCAT AAGTAAATGTGAGAAATCTGATGATGATATAAGCATTGCCAGTTCATTTCATGAACCTCAAATTTCACAAAATTCTTCGCCATGCTATGACAATCGCATGGAAATGAATTTGGTGGGAAAAGGTGAACAAGTGGCTGATGTGAAGTTACTCGAGGGAATGCCTATAAATTCTCGCCAGAG TGATAAAAGTCAGGTCCAAAATGTATCCAGTTGCAACGGGGCTTCTGTTCTTCAAACAGGAGATGATGTGCCAGCTGAAGTAGTCAGTAAACATTGTAGAACCTCAG CAGCTAGTAGTGAAGATTTTGATGAGAAGACTAAGGGTCATGTTGTTCAGCAAAGAGGACGTTTCAAAGTCACATCAGAGAATGTTGACTTGGAAAAG GTGATTCCACAAAGTCTTGCTGCTACTCTACCATTACCTACTGATGCTACTGCACCAAATCTTCTTACACCATCCCATTTCCCAGCATTGCAGAGTATTTTagaggcaaatattcttcaaagG GAGAGTATTCTTAGACTAATGAGGCAAGTGGCCCTTGGAGACACTGCGG TGGATGCTGGATGCATGCTATCAAATTCGTCTGGTGCGGAGAAATCACTG TTGGAGGTTGCTCATGACAAAGAGAAGGAATTAATTAGCGAAATTGCTGAATTGCAGTGGAG GCTGATACGTACTCAAGAAGAACTTCAAAAATACAAAGCAGAAAACACTCAAAATAACTCCTGA